The Thermus filiformis genome contains a region encoding:
- a CDS encoding RidA family protein has product MKREPVSTEKAPRAIGPYSQAVKAGGFVFVSGQIPLTPKGEVVAGGIQAQAERVMENLKAVLEAAGSGLDKVVQTTCFLADMEDFPAFNEVYGRYFSPPYPARATVAVKALPRGVRVEVACVALE; this is encoded by the coding sequence ATGAAGAGGGAGCCGGTTTCCACCGAGAAGGCCCCCCGGGCCATCGGTCCCTACAGCCAGGCGGTGAAGGCCGGGGGGTTCGTCTTCGTCTCGGGCCAGATCCCCCTGACCCCAAAAGGGGAGGTGGTGGCGGGGGGGATCCAGGCCCAGGCGGAGCGGGTGATGGAGAACCTGAAGGCGGTCCTCGAGGCGGCGGGTAGCGGCCTGGACAAGGTGGTCCAGACCACCTGCTTCCTGGCGGACATGGAGGACTTCCCCGCCTTCAACGAGGTCTACGGCCGCTACTTCTCCCCCCCTTACCCCGCCCGGGCCACGGTGGCGGTGAAGGCCCTGCCCCGGGGGGTGCGGGTAGAGGTGGCCTGCGTGGCCCTGGAGTGA
- the meaB gene encoding methylmalonyl Co-A mutase-associated GTPase MeaB has product MDKAELFARFAAKDPRALARALTLVEAGHPWGAELLKAHRGQGSAKVVGLTGSPGAGKSTLTDRLIEESRKRGEKVAVLAVDPSSPFTGGAILGDRIRMMRHHQDPQVFIRSLASRGALGGLAGATVAALALLEAFGFDRIYVETVGVGQSEVDIARVADTTLLVLTPAAGDAVQAFKAGVMEIADVFAVNKFDLPGGERLILELKSALELSPPRPGGWLPPIYPVVATTGQGVEALFEGLEAHHAHLVRHGLLEKHRLERARFEVESVIQEWGRRRTQEKGGQALIQAVAQGKLTPEEAALRLLAPVAE; this is encoded by the coding sequence ATGGACAAGGCCGAGCTCTTCGCCCGCTTCGCGGCCAAGGACCCCCGCGCCCTGGCCCGGGCTCTCACCCTGGTGGAGGCGGGCCACCCCTGGGGGGCGGAGCTTCTGAAGGCCCACCGGGGCCAGGGAAGCGCCAAGGTGGTGGGCCTCACGGGGAGCCCGGGGGCCGGGAAGAGCACCCTGACCGACCGGCTCATCGAGGAGTCCCGCAAGCGGGGGGAAAAGGTGGCGGTCCTGGCCGTGGACCCCAGCAGCCCCTTCACGGGCGGGGCCATTTTAGGGGACCGGATCCGGATGATGCGCCACCACCAGGACCCCCAGGTCTTCATCCGCTCCCTGGCCAGCCGGGGGGCCCTGGGGGGGCTGGCGGGGGCCACGGTGGCCGCCTTGGCCCTCCTGGAGGCCTTCGGGTTTGACCGGATCTACGTGGAGACCGTGGGGGTGGGCCAGAGCGAGGTGGACATCGCCCGGGTGGCCGACACCACCCTCCTCGTCCTCACCCCGGCGGCGGGGGACGCGGTCCAGGCCTTCAAGGCGGGGGTGATGGAGATCGCGGACGTCTTCGCCGTCAACAAGTTTGACCTGCCGGGGGGCGAGCGGCTCATCCTGGAGCTGAAAAGCGCCCTCGAGCTCTCCCCTCCCCGCCCCGGGGGCTGGCTTCCCCCCATCTACCCGGTGGTGGCCACCACCGGCCAGGGGGTGGAGGCGCTCTTTGAGGGCCTGGAGGCCCACCACGCCCACCTGGTGCGGCACGGCCTCCTGGAGAAGCACCGGCTGGAGAGGGCGCGGTTTGAGGTGGAAAGCGTCATCCAGGAGTGGGGCCGGAGGAGGACGCAGGAGAAGGGCGGCCAGGCCCTCATCCAGGCGGTGGCCCAGGGGAAGCTCACCCCGGAGGAGGCGGCCCTACGCCTGCTTGCGCCAGTGGCGGAGTAG
- a CDS encoding NUDIX hydrolase, translating to MARRTKKPRGPVARRRVVSAGGVVLKPDPLEVLVVSLKGGKVVTLPKGQVEPGERYAETAVREVREETGVEAGVIAPLGKVRYYFTVKDGEVPVTVSKEVHYFLMAYRGGEPRPQLSEVEAAFFLPVEEALKRLSYANEREMLQKALLRHWRKQA from the coding sequence GTGGCCAGGCGGACGAAAAAACCCAGGGGTCCCGTGGCCCGGAGGCGGGTGGTCTCCGCGGGGGGGGTGGTGCTTAAGCCCGATCCCCTCGAGGTCCTGGTGGTCTCCCTGAAAGGGGGAAAGGTGGTGACCCTGCCCAAGGGCCAGGTGGAGCCGGGGGAGCGCTACGCGGAGACCGCCGTCCGGGAGGTGCGGGAGGAGACGGGGGTGGAGGCGGGGGTGATCGCCCCCTTAGGCAAGGTCCGGTACTACTTCACCGTCAAGGACGGCGAGGTGCCGGTGACGGTGAGCAAGGAGGTGCACTACTTCCTCATGGCTTACCGGGGAGGGGAGCCCCGGCCCCAGCTCTCCGAGGTGGAGGCGGCCTTCTTCCTGCCGGTGGAGGAGGCGCTGAAGCGGCTTTCCTACGCGAACGAGCGGGAGATGCTCCAAAAGGCCCTACTCCGCCACTGGCGCAAGCAGGCGTAG
- the nrdR gene encoding transcriptional regulator NrdR, whose protein sequence is MKCPFCGHPDTRVVDSRPSDEGAAIRRRRECPACSRRFTTYERAQLEPLMVVKRDGRREPFNPDKLLRGLLLACEKRPVDPEVLRRFAYTFEDQVTGPEVTSEEIGLKAMAFLKELDQVAYIRFASVYREFDSVERFIEEIRRLQT, encoded by the coding sequence ATGAAGTGCCCCTTTTGCGGACACCCGGACACCCGGGTGGTGGACTCGAGGCCCTCGGACGAGGGGGCGGCCATCCGCCGCCGCCGGGAGTGCCCCGCCTGCAGCCGCCGCTTCACCACCTACGAGCGGGCCCAGCTCGAGCCCCTCATGGTGGTGAAGCGGGACGGGCGCCGGGAGCCCTTCAACCCGGACAAGCTCCTTAGGGGCCTCCTCCTGGCCTGCGAGAAGCGGCCGGTGGACCCCGAGGTCCTCCGGCGCTTCGCCTACACCTTTGAGGACCAGGTCACGGGGCCCGAGGTCACCTCCGAGGAGATCGGCCTCAAGGCCATGGCCTTCCTGAAGGAGCTGGACCAGGTGGCCTATATCCGCTTCGCCTCCGTCTACCGCGAGTTTGACTCGGTGGAGCGCTTCATTGAGGAGATCCGCCGCCTCCAGACTTGA
- a CDS encoding SDR family NAD(P)-dependent oxidoreductase: MPRDLLGLEGRVVMVTGAGRGYGRAIAHGYGRNGATVVVVDPEVELAAGVASEVEALGATAIPIRGDMSVGLDVTTTFEKVDELFGLLDGIVHVTSAESKTPFVELLEGEFYDLVTQDVKSSLYVLQQGLRHLAGDGFVTLVLPPLARTEPHVLAVRKAVEGLIEGASRTFPGVRVNGLVPSRDPAGEEHDQALVRAALGLGSMVSEGIRGVVLEVYLPEPPTPPELYDLLRELP, translated from the coding sequence ATGCCGAGGGATTTGCTGGGCCTCGAGGGCAGGGTGGTGATGGTGACGGGGGCGGGCCGCGGGTACGGCCGGGCCATCGCCCACGGATACGGCCGCAACGGGGCCACGGTGGTGGTGGTGGACCCGGAGGTGGAGCTCGCCGCCGGGGTGGCCTCCGAGGTGGAGGCCCTGGGGGCCACCGCCATCCCCATCCGGGGGGATATGTCCGTGGGGCTGGACGTCACCACCACCTTTGAGAAGGTGGACGAGCTCTTTGGCCTTTTGGACGGGATCGTCCACGTGACCTCCGCGGAGAGCAAGACCCCCTTCGTGGAGCTTCTGGAAGGGGAGTTCTACGACCTGGTCACCCAGGACGTCAAGTCCAGCCTCTACGTCCTCCAGCAGGGGCTGAGGCACCTGGCGGGGGACGGGTTCGTGACCCTGGTCCTGCCGCCCTTGGCCCGGACGGAGCCCCACGTCCTGGCGGTGCGCAAGGCGGTGGAGGGCCTGATTGAGGGGGCGAGCCGGACCTTCCCCGGCGTGCGGGTGAACGGCCTGGTGCCGAGCCGGGACCCCGCGGGGGAGGAGCACGACCAGGCTTTGGTGCGGGCGGCCTTGGGCCTGGGCTCCATGGTCTCGGAGGGCATCCGGGGGGTGGTGCTGGAGGTCTACCTGCCCGAGCCCCCCACCCCTCCGGAGCTTTACGACCTCCTGAGGGAGCTGCCATGA
- a CDS encoding macro domain-containing protein — protein MARLKIAQGDITEFEGDAIVNAANNHLKLGAGVAGAILRKGGPSIQEECDRIGRIRVGEAAVTGAGNLPVRYVIHAAVLGDEPASLDTVRRATRNALEKAVELGLKTVAFPLLGTGVGGLPVREVARVMLEEFRKAPDTLEVTLYGYRPEDVEAIRSAL, from the coding sequence ATGGCCAGGCTAAAAATCGCTCAGGGGGACATCACGGAGTTTGAGGGCGACGCCATCGTCAACGCCGCCAACAACCACCTGAAGCTGGGGGCGGGGGTGGCGGGGGCGATCCTGCGCAAGGGCGGCCCCTCCATCCAGGAGGAGTGCGACCGGATCGGCAGGATCCGGGTGGGGGAGGCGGCGGTCACCGGGGCGGGGAACCTCCCTGTGCGCTACGTGATCCACGCCGCCGTCCTGGGGGACGAGCCCGCGAGCCTGGACACGGTGCGAAGGGCCACGCGAAACGCCCTGGAGAAGGCGGTGGAGCTGGGGCTCAAGACCGTGGCCTTTCCCCTTTTGGGCACCGGCGTGGGGGGGCTTCCCGTGCGGGAGGTGGCCCGGGTGATGCTGGAGGAGTTCCGGAAGGCCCCGGACACCCTCGAGGTGACCCTCTACGGCTACCGGCCGGAGGACGTGGAGGCCATCCGGTCGGCGCTCTGA
- a CDS encoding putative Ig domain-containing protein encodes MRRLLLLALLLAACGSQDLSLTEPLRVSATLPPAYLGEAYGAQVAAEGGVRPYTYTLEGRLPQGLSFQGGRFSGVPKEKGSFSLVLTVEDGAKNSRAQKLTLTVQDPPPPRLVLVLPPAEVEGEFILLARLEGREALGFQAELTLKDLEADLSSLKPAPGVYLLYRREGEGVRLEAAFARPLKGAEVFRLTLRAAKPTRPQLPLKAVFYDKEGKPLGQPLPERGLGFKALLDLAQSFGKKGEGLAADRNGDGAVDEKDLALLQEAFAVPPAGGSSEPTQSADRMASTSSGR; translated from the coding sequence ATGCGGAGGCTTCTCCTCCTGGCCCTCCTCCTCGCCGCCTGCGGGAGCCAGGACCTTTCCCTGACCGAGCCTTTGCGGGTCTCGGCCACCCTTCCCCCGGCCTACCTGGGGGAGGCCTACGGGGCCCAGGTGGCCGCGGAAGGCGGGGTGCGGCCCTACACCTACACCCTGGAGGGCCGCCTCCCCCAGGGCCTCTCCTTCCAGGGGGGGCGCTTCTCGGGCGTCCCCAAGGAGAAGGGGAGCTTCTCCCTGGTCCTCACCGTGGAGGACGGGGCCAAGAACAGCCGCGCCCAGAAGCTCACCCTCACCGTCCAGGACCCCCCGCCCCCCCGGCTGGTCCTGGTCCTGCCCCCGGCGGAGGTGGAGGGGGAGTTCATCCTCCTGGCCCGCCTCGAGGGCCGGGAGGCCCTGGGCTTCCAGGCGGAGCTTACGCTCAAGGACCTGGAGGCCGACCTCTCCAGCCTTAAGCCCGCCCCCGGGGTCTACCTCCTCTACCGCCGGGAGGGGGAGGGGGTGCGCCTCGAGGCCGCCTTCGCCCGCCCCCTGAAGGGGGCCGAGGTCTTCCGGCTCACCCTGCGCGCGGCCAAGCCCACCCGGCCCCAGCTCCCCCTGAAGGCGGTCTTTTACGACAAGGAGGGGAAGCCCCTGGGCCAGCCCCTGCCGGAGCGGGGCCTGGGGTTCAAGGCCCTATTGGACCTCGCCCAGAGCTTCGGGAAGAAGGGGGAGGGGCTTGCGGCGGACCGGAACGGGGATGGGGCCGTGGACGAGAAGGACCTGGCCCTCCTTCAGGAGGCCTTCGCCGTGCCGCCTGCCGGAGGGTCTTCGGAGCCCACTCAGAGCGCCGACCGGATGGCCTCCACGTCCTCCGGCCGGTAG
- the dcd gene encoding dCTP deaminase: MVKPDWWIREMAKKGMIEPFEERLVREGVVSYGLSSFGYDLRAAPEWKIFTNVFSTVVDPKNFDPKSFVEYEGEEVIIPPNSFALTRSLEYIRMPENVIGIALGKSTYARCGIVANVTPLEPGWEGHVTLEISNTTPLPAKVYAGEGIVQIIFLEGPKPEVTYRDRRGKYQGQQGVTLPKV, from the coding sequence ATGGTGAAGCCCGACTGGTGGATCCGGGAGATGGCCAAGAAGGGCATGATCGAGCCCTTTGAGGAGCGGCTGGTGCGGGAGGGGGTGGTGAGCTACGGCCTTTCCTCCTTCGGGTATGACCTCCGGGCCGCCCCCGAGTGGAAGATCTTCACCAACGTCTTCTCCACGGTGGTGGACCCGAAGAACTTTGACCCCAAAAGCTTTGTGGAGTACGAGGGGGAGGAGGTCATCATCCCCCCCAACTCCTTCGCCCTGACCCGGAGCCTGGAGTACATCCGCATGCCGGAGAACGTCATCGGGATCGCCCTGGGCAAGAGCACCTACGCCCGGTGCGGCATCGTGGCCAACGTCACGCCCCTCGAGCCCGGCTGGGAGGGGCACGTGACCCTGGAGATCTCCAACACCACCCCCCTGCCCGCCAAGGTCTACGCGGGGGAGGGGATCGTCCAGATCATCTTCCTGGAGGGCCCCAAGCCCGAGGTGACCTACCGGGACCGCCGGGGCAAGTACCAGGGCCAGCAGGGCGTCACCCTACCCAAGGTATGA
- a CDS encoding peptidylprolyl isomerase, with product MKPLDFLTEAPVRSFRAPEPVLKPGLDYFAELSTTQGRVLIDLFEKEAPNTVNSFVFLALHRYFEGVDWHRVIPGFVAQTGDPTGTGRGGPGYTFGLEIVPGLGFDREGRVGMARTADPNSNGSQFFITYAPAPHLSGQYTVFGQVVEGMEVLRRLAPTEGGARPDRLLQVRILVKPVKE from the coding sequence ATGAAGCCCTTGGACTTCCTCACCGAGGCCCCCGTCCGGAGCTTCCGGGCCCCGGAGCCGGTCCTGAAGCCCGGGCTGGACTACTTCGCCGAGCTCTCCACCACCCAGGGCCGGGTGCTCATAGACCTTTTTGAAAAAGAAGCCCCCAACACGGTGAACTCCTTCGTCTTCCTGGCCCTCCACCGCTACTTTGAAGGGGTGGACTGGCACCGGGTCATCCCGGGCTTCGTGGCCCAGACCGGGGACCCCACGGGCACCGGACGGGGCGGACCCGGGTACACCTTCGGCCTGGAGATCGTCCCGGGGCTGGGGTTTGACCGGGAGGGCCGGGTGGGGATGGCCAGGACCGCCGACCCCAACAGCAACGGGAGCCAGTTCTTCATCACCTACGCTCCCGCCCCCCACCTGAGCGGCCAGTACACCGTCTTCGGCCAGGTGGTGGAGGGGATGGAGGTCCTGAGGCGGCTCGCCCCCACCGAGGGCGGGGCCAGGCCGGACCGGCTTTTGCAGGTCCGCATCCTAGTGAAGCCGGTGAAGGAATGA
- a CDS encoding ATP phosphoribosyltransferase regulatory subunit → MRPEGTRFYLPPEARLRQELLERLRKLFYAWGYEPVELPALEAHDPAHPLAQKAFKLVDRTGEVLALRSEFTTALARMLQAEPPPLLPVRYQYAGTLWLRERDPELGRMREYTQVGLEYVGASGPLADAEVLALALEALRALGLKGVLEVGLPGVVGEVLRATGLPPEVQARLQAAIHRKNTPELQALLRDHPTPWARTLLALPDLYGEEEVLEEALGLELPEKARADLLALRRTLEVLGEPVLLDLGMARRFDYYTGLFFRAYTEGFGLPLLGGGRYDGVLLERAAGFALGLERVMEVLRPPWAEDPPDALALDLPTLKSLQAQGMRVELAWTEDREALCAYARQRGIRLIGEKGEVRPC, encoded by the coding sequence ATGAGGCCCGAGGGCACCCGGTTCTACCTTCCCCCCGAGGCCAGGCTCCGCCAGGAGCTTCTGGAGCGGCTGAGGAAGCTCTTCTACGCCTGGGGGTACGAGCCCGTGGAGCTTCCCGCCCTCGAGGCCCACGACCCCGCCCACCCCCTGGCCCAGAAGGCCTTCAAGCTGGTGGACCGGACCGGGGAGGTCCTGGCCCTGAGGAGCGAGTTCACCACCGCCCTGGCCCGGATGCTCCAGGCCGAGCCCCCGCCCCTCCTCCCGGTGCGCTACCAGTACGCGGGCACCCTTTGGCTCCGGGAGCGGGACCCGGAGCTGGGCCGGATGCGGGAGTACACCCAGGTGGGCCTGGAGTACGTGGGGGCCTCGGGGCCCCTGGCGGACGCGGAGGTGCTGGCCCTGGCCCTGGAGGCCCTCCGGGCCTTGGGGCTCAAAGGGGTCTTGGAGGTGGGCCTGCCCGGGGTGGTGGGGGAGGTGCTTAGGGCCACGGGCCTCCCCCCCGAGGTCCAGGCCCGGCTCCAGGCGGCCATCCACCGGAAGAACACCCCGGAGCTCCAGGCCCTGCTCCGGGACCACCCCACCCCCTGGGCCAGAACCCTCCTGGCCCTGCCCGACCTGTACGGGGAGGAGGAGGTGCTGGAGGAGGCCCTCGGCCTGGAGCTTCCCGAGAAGGCCCGGGCCGACCTTTTGGCCCTGAGGAGGACCCTGGAGGTCCTGGGGGAGCCGGTCCTTTTGGACCTGGGCATGGCCCGGCGGTTTGACTACTACACCGGCCTCTTCTTCCGGGCCTACACCGAGGGGTTCGGCCTCCCCCTCCTGGGCGGGGGGCGGTACGACGGGGTGCTCCTGGAAAGGGCGGCGGGGTTCGCCCTGGGCCTCGAGCGGGTCATGGAGGTCCTCCGCCCCCCGTGGGCGGAGGACCCCCCGGACGCCTTGGCCCTGGACCTACCTACCCTGAAAAGCCTCCAGGCCCAAGGGATGCGGGTGGAGCTGGCCTGGACCGAGGACCGGGAGGCCCTTTGCGCCTACGCCCGGCAGCGGGGCATCCGCCTGATCGGGGAGAAGGGGGAGGTGCGCCCGTGCTGA
- the hisG gene encoding ATP phosphoribosyltransferase — MFQEAYRALKEAGLPLPPVEGERVLLFQGEEVALLELRNKDVPVYVDLGIADAGVVGKDVLLDTDRDLYEPVDLGFGACRLSLIRHPSSTGPIRRIATKYPRFTQRVVRERGWAADVVELSGNIELAALTGLADAVVDVVQTGATLRAAGLLEVEVLAHSTARLVVNRQALKLKRALLKPLIQRLRERSR; from the coding sequence ATGTTCCAGGAGGCCTACCGGGCCCTGAAGGAGGCGGGCCTCCCCCTGCCCCCGGTGGAGGGGGAGCGGGTCCTCCTCTTCCAGGGGGAGGAGGTGGCCCTTCTGGAGCTGCGCAACAAGGACGTGCCCGTCTACGTGGACCTGGGCATCGCCGACGCGGGGGTGGTGGGGAAGGACGTCCTCTTGGACACCGACCGGGACCTCTACGAGCCCGTGGACCTGGGCTTCGGGGCCTGCCGCCTCTCCCTGATCCGCCACCCCTCCTCCACCGGCCCCATCCGGCGCATCGCCACCAAGTACCCCCGGTTCACCCAAAGGGTCGTCCGGGAGCGGGGCTGGGCGGCGGACGTGGTGGAGCTTTCCGGCAACATAGAGCTCGCCGCCCTCACCGGCCTGGCCGACGCGGTGGTGGACGTGGTCCAGACCGGGGCCACCCTGAGGGCGGCTGGGCTTTTGGAGGTGGAGGTCCTGGCCCACTCCACCGCCCGGCTCGTGGTGAACCGGCAGGCCCTGAAGCTCAAGCGGGCCCTGCTCAAGCCCCTGATCCAGCGCCTGCGCGAGCGCTCCCGCTAA
- the trmH gene encoding tRNA (guanosine(18)-2'-O)-methyltransferase TrmH, with the protein MPERTPERIARIREVLSRRQPDLTVLLENVHKPHNLSAILRTCDAVGVLRAHAVNPTGGVPTFNETSGGSHKWVDLEVHPDIRSAIAHLKGQGFQVLAAHLSEGAVDYREADYTRPTAVLLGAEKWGVSEEAAALSDLHIKIPMMGMVQSLNVSVAAAVILFEAQRQRLRAGMYERPRLDPEAYQRLLEDWLKR; encoded by the coding sequence GTGCCTGAGCGTACGCCCGAGCGCATCGCCCGCATCCGCGAGGTTCTAAGCCGGAGGCAGCCGGACCTGACCGTGCTTCTGGAGAACGTCCACAAGCCCCACAACCTCTCCGCCATCCTCCGGACCTGCGACGCGGTGGGGGTCCTGCGGGCCCACGCGGTGAACCCCACCGGCGGGGTGCCCACCTTCAACGAGACCAGCGGGGGGAGCCACAAGTGGGTGGACCTCGAGGTCCATCCGGACATCCGAAGCGCCATCGCCCACCTCAAGGGCCAGGGCTTCCAGGTCCTGGCGGCCCACCTTTCCGAGGGCGCCGTGGACTACCGGGAGGCGGACTACACCCGCCCCACGGCAGTCCTCCTGGGGGCGGAGAAGTGGGGGGTGTCCGAGGAGGCGGCGGCCCTCTCCGACCTCCACATCAAAATCCCCATGATGGGGATGGTACAGAGCCTGAACGTCTCGGTGGCGGCGGCGGTGATCCTGTTTGAGGCCCAAAGGCAGAGGCTGAGGGCGGGGATGTACGAAAGGCCCCGGCTGGACCCCGAGGCCTACCAAAGGCTTTTGGAGGACTGGCTTAAGAGATAA
- a CDS encoding branched-chain amino acid transaminase: MSTQAQAKGGDTQIKAGLIWFNGRMVPQEEAKVSVLSHALHYGTSVFEGIRAYETPKGPAIFRLQEHVDRFFNSAKVLRMELPFSKEEVAEAIKEVVRQNGYKSCYIRPLAWMGARTLGVNPLPNNPAEVMVAAWEWGAYLGEEAVRKGARLVTSSWARFPANVLPGKAKVGGNYVNSALAKMEAVSAGADEALLLDEEGYVAEGSGENVFFVRGGVVYAIEHSVNLEGITRDSVIRIAKDLGYEVQVVRATRDQLYMADEMFITGTAAEVTPVAMLDWRPIGKGVAGEVTLRIRQAYLEAVTGRRPEYEHWLTYV; the protein is encoded by the coding sequence CCAGGAGGAGGCCAAGGTCAGCGTCCTAAGCCATGCCCTCCACTACGGGACCAGCGTGTTTGAGGGGATCCGGGCCTACGAGACCCCCAAGGGCCCCGCCATCTTCCGGCTCCAGGAGCACGTGGACCGCTTCTTCAACTCCGCCAAGGTCCTGCGCATGGAGCTTCCCTTCTCCAAGGAGGAGGTGGCGGAGGCCATCAAGGAGGTGGTGCGGCAAAACGGCTACAAGAGCTGCTACATCCGCCCCCTGGCCTGGATGGGGGCCCGGACGCTCGGGGTGAATCCCCTGCCCAACAACCCCGCCGAGGTCATGGTGGCCGCCTGGGAGTGGGGGGCCTACCTGGGGGAGGAGGCGGTGCGGAAGGGGGCCCGGCTGGTGACCAGCTCCTGGGCCCGCTTCCCCGCCAACGTCCTGCCGGGCAAGGCCAAGGTGGGGGGGAACTACGTGAACTCCGCCCTGGCCAAGATGGAGGCGGTGAGCGCCGGGGCGGACGAGGCCTTGCTCCTGGACGAGGAGGGGTACGTGGCCGAGGGGAGCGGGGAGAACGTCTTCTTCGTCCGAGGCGGCGTGGTCTACGCTATTGAGCACTCGGTGAACCTCGAGGGCATCACCCGCGACTCGGTGATCCGGATCGCCAAGGACCTGGGCTACGAGGTCCAGGTGGTGCGGGCCACCCGGGACCAGCTCTACATGGCCGACGAGATGTTCATCACCGGGACCGCCGCCGAGGTCACCCCCGTGGCCATGCTGGACTGGCGGCCCATCGGGAAGGGGGTGGCGGGGGAGGTCACCCTGCGGATCCGCCAGGCCTACCTCGAGGCCGTGACCGGACGGCGGCCCGAGTACGAGCACTGGCTGACCTACGTGTAG